One Shewanella sp. MR-4 DNA window includes the following coding sequences:
- the xseA gene encoding exodeoxyribonuclease VII large subunit, protein MQVPKNNIYTVSRLNGEVRQILEGQLGKVWLNGEISNFSAPSSGHWYLTLKDHYSQIRCAMFKGRNQSVSFKPVNGQQVLVKGAISVYEPRGDYQLLIESMLPAGDGLLAQQFEALKMKLAAQGLFAADTKRQLPKNIQRIGVITSPSGAAIRDVLHVLARRDPSIEVIIYPTQVQGESADLNICQAINIANQRLEVDVLLLTRGGGSLEDLWCFNSEALAHTIYNSALPVVSAVGHEVDTTISDYVADVRAPTPSAGAELLSQDSDNKSQRLATVLSRLKQSASHYQLKQERRLSLLEHRLQRLDPKRTLQQFEQRFDEMQLRLEAALSNKLHGLSRRQQQLASRLEQQSPKHKLALETNRLSYLATRLQDAMQDTLNQSEQRVKYAAHQLETVSPLATLSRGYSITTDANHQVIDNAAQLSVGDKINTRLRHGQVQSTVTQITDES, encoded by the coding sequence ATGCAAGTCCCTAAAAATAATATTTATACCGTCTCACGCCTTAATGGTGAAGTCAGGCAAATTCTCGAGGGACAACTGGGAAAAGTCTGGCTAAACGGTGAAATTTCCAACTTTTCGGCCCCCAGTTCGGGACATTGGTATTTAACCCTTAAGGATCATTATTCCCAAATTCGCTGCGCCATGTTCAAGGGGCGCAACCAAAGCGTGAGCTTTAAACCTGTGAATGGTCAGCAGGTGCTAGTAAAAGGCGCCATCAGCGTGTACGAGCCTAGGGGCGACTATCAATTATTGATTGAATCTATGCTCCCCGCAGGGGATGGCTTACTGGCACAGCAATTTGAAGCGCTCAAAATGAAGCTCGCGGCGCAGGGATTATTTGCCGCCGACACTAAACGTCAGTTACCGAAAAATATTCAACGTATTGGGGTCATCACCTCCCCCTCGGGCGCGGCTATCCGTGATGTGTTGCATGTGCTTGCCCGCCGTGACCCTTCCATCGAAGTGATTATTTATCCCACTCAGGTACAAGGCGAGAGCGCGGATCTTAATATCTGCCAAGCCATCAATATCGCCAACCAACGGCTCGAGGTCGATGTATTACTGCTCACCCGCGGCGGCGGCTCACTCGAAGATTTATGGTGTTTTAATAGTGAAGCGCTCGCCCATACCATTTACAACAGTGCCCTACCCGTTGTCAGCGCCGTAGGCCATGAAGTCGACACCACTATCAGTGACTATGTGGCCGACGTTCGCGCCCCGACGCCCTCTGCGGGCGCAGAGCTACTGTCTCAGGATAGCGACAATAAGAGCCAACGCTTAGCCACAGTACTGTCGCGCCTCAAACAGAGCGCGAGTCACTATCAACTCAAGCAAGAAAGACGCTTAAGTTTGCTCGAACACAGACTGCAACGCTTAGATCCTAAGCGCACCTTGCAACAATTTGAGCAGCGTTTCGATGAAATGCAATTACGGCTCGAAGCCGCATTGTCTAACAAATTGCACGGCTTAAGTCGCCGTCAGCAGCAACTGGCAAGCCGCCTCGAGCAGCAGTCCCCAAAGCACAAACTCGCACTCGAGACCAATCGATTGAGCTATTTAGCGACGCGTTTGCAGGACGCTATGCAGGATACCCTCAACCAAAGCGAGCAGCGGGTCAAATATGCCGCCCATCAATTGGAAACGGTCAGTCCATTAGCCACCTTGAGCCGGGGTTACAGCATCACCACAGATGCAAATCATCAAGTCATAGACAATGCCGCCCAGCTGAGTGTGGGCGATAAGATAAACACTCGCCTACGCCATGGACAAGTGCAGTCGACCGTGACGCAAATAACCGATGAGAGCTAA
- the guaB gene encoding IMP dehydrogenase, translated as MLRLIKEALTFDDVLLVPAHSTVLPNTAILKTRLTNTIELNIPLVSAAMDTVTEARLAIAMAQEGGLGFIHKNMSIEKQAEEVRKVKIYEAGVVQQPVTVTPSTTLADLKVLTAKNGFAGYPVVNEANELVGIITGRDVRFVTDWSKTVEEVMTPKARLVTVAEGTKLDEVQKLMHSNRIEKVLVVDDNFKLKGLITVKDFEKAERKPNACKDELGRLRVGAAVGAGAGNEERVDALVKAGVDVLLIDSSHGHSEGVLQRIRETRAKYPDLQIIGGNVATAEGALALVEAGVNAVKVGIGPGSICTTRIVTGVGVPQITAVSDAAEAVKGLGIPVIADGGVRFSGDLAKALAAGASCIMAGSMFAGTDEAPGETELYQGRAYKSYRGMGSLGAMSQGSSDRYFQSDNAADKLVPEGIEGRVPYKGKLKEIIHQHMGGLRSCMGLTGCATIQELNEKAQFVKVTSAGMGESHVHDVTITKEAPNYRSGA; from the coding sequence ATGCTACGTTTAATTAAAGAAGCGCTAACCTTTGACGATGTGTTACTTGTTCCTGCGCATTCGACTGTACTCCCAAACACCGCCATCCTTAAAACTCGCCTGACTAACACCATTGAACTGAATATTCCGCTTGTGTCTGCCGCTATGGACACTGTGACCGAAGCGCGTCTTGCTATTGCCATGGCACAGGAAGGTGGCTTAGGTTTTATTCATAAAAACATGAGCATAGAAAAGCAGGCCGAAGAAGTTCGTAAAGTAAAAATTTACGAAGCGGGTGTGGTGCAACAACCTGTAACGGTAACGCCTTCAACTACGCTGGCGGATCTTAAAGTACTGACCGCGAAGAATGGTTTTGCGGGTTACCCTGTGGTAAACGAAGCCAATGAATTGGTCGGTATCATCACTGGCCGTGACGTTCGTTTCGTGACTGACTGGAGCAAAACCGTAGAAGAAGTGATGACGCCAAAAGCGCGTTTAGTCACTGTTGCGGAAGGCACTAAGTTAGATGAAGTGCAAAAATTAATGCACTCAAACCGTATCGAAAAAGTGTTAGTTGTCGACGATAACTTCAAGCTGAAAGGCTTAATCACTGTAAAAGACTTCGAAAAAGCTGAGCGTAAACCTAATGCTTGTAAAGACGAATTAGGTCGTTTACGTGTGGGCGCCGCCGTAGGTGCCGGTGCGGGTAACGAAGAGCGTGTCGATGCGCTGGTGAAAGCCGGTGTTGACGTGCTGCTGATCGATTCTTCCCACGGCCACTCTGAAGGCGTGTTGCAACGTATCCGTGAAACCCGCGCTAAATACCCAGATTTACAAATCATCGGTGGTAACGTGGCAACAGCTGAAGGCGCATTAGCCCTAGTTGAAGCCGGCGTTAACGCGGTTAAAGTGGGTATTGGCCCTGGTTCTATTTGTACCACACGTATCGTGACGGGTGTGGGCGTGCCACAAATTACCGCGGTGTCTGACGCTGCCGAAGCTGTAAAAGGTTTAGGGATCCCAGTTATCGCCGACGGCGGTGTACGTTTCTCCGGTGACTTAGCCAAAGCCTTAGCCGCAGGTGCATCATGCATCATGGCGGGTTCAATGTTCGCGGGTACCGACGAAGCGCCGGGCGAAACCGAACTCTACCAAGGCCGTGCCTATAAGTCATACCGCGGTATGGGTTCTTTAGGCGCCATGTCTCAAGGTTCTTCTGACCGTTATTTCCAATCTGACAATGCTGCCGACAAGCTAGTGCCGGAAGGCATCGAAGGTCGTGTACCTTACAAAGGCAAGCTTAAGGAAATCATTCATCAACATATGGGCGGTCTGCGCTCATGCATGGGTTTAACAGGCTGTGCCACGATCCAAGAACTGAACGAAAAAGCGCAGTTTGTGAAAGTGACGTCTGCGGGCATGGGCGAGTCCCACGTTCACGATGTGACCATCACTAAAGAAGCGCCAAACTACCGTTCAGGTGCGTAA
- the guaA gene encoding glutamine-hydrolyzing GMP synthase, whose translation MSDIHEHKILILDFGSQYTQLIARRIREIGVYCELWAWDVTEAQIREFAPNGIILAGGPESVTADNSPRAPEYVFNAGVPVLGICYGMQTMSEQLGGKVIQGVGEGEFGYAQIEMLAQSALFKDIEDAVSADGKSLLDVWMSHGDKVSAIPEGFVAVAKTDTCPFAAMSCEEKRFYGVQFHPEVTHTRQGMRMLSHFALDICGCAANWKPSSIIEDAIERLKKQVGDDEVILGLSGGVDSSVVAMLLHRAIGKKLTCVFVDNGLLRLNEAKQVMEMFGDHFGLNIVHVDAENRFLDALKGEADPEAKRKIIGRVFVEIFDEEAKKCVNAKWLAQGTIYPDVIESAGSATGKAHVIKSHHNVGGLPDDMELGLVEPLRELFKDEVRKIGLELGLPYNMLYRHPFPGPGLGVRVLGEVKKEYCDLLRRADAIFIEELHKADLYNKVSQAFTVFLPVRSVGVMGDGRKYDWVVSLRAVETIDFMTAHWAHLPYDFLGRVSNRIINEIDGISRVVYDISGKPPATIEWE comes from the coding sequence ATGAGCGATATTCATGAGCATAAGATACTGATCCTCGACTTTGGATCTCAGTACACCCAGCTAATTGCCCGTCGTATCCGTGAAATTGGTGTTTACTGTGAGTTATGGGCGTGGGATGTGACCGAAGCCCAAATCCGTGAGTTTGCCCCTAACGGGATTATCCTCGCTGGCGGCCCAGAAAGTGTGACTGCCGACAACTCTCCCCGCGCACCAGAATATGTGTTCAATGCTGGCGTACCCGTTCTAGGGATCTGCTACGGCATGCAAACCATGTCTGAGCAGCTGGGCGGCAAAGTAATTCAAGGCGTGGGTGAAGGCGAGTTCGGCTACGCTCAAATCGAAATGTTAGCGCAATCGGCTCTGTTTAAAGATATCGAAGACGCAGTGAGTGCCGATGGCAAATCTCTGCTCGATGTGTGGATGAGCCATGGCGATAAAGTTTCGGCTATCCCAGAAGGTTTCGTGGCCGTTGCTAAAACCGATACTTGCCCATTTGCGGCCATGTCTTGTGAGGAAAAACGTTTCTACGGCGTACAGTTCCACCCTGAAGTAACCCATACCCGTCAAGGTATGCGTATGCTGTCGCACTTTGCCTTAGATATCTGTGGTTGTGCCGCAAACTGGAAGCCGTCATCCATTATCGAAGACGCCATCGAGCGCTTGAAAAAGCAAGTTGGCGACGATGAAGTGATTTTAGGTCTGTCTGGTGGTGTGGATTCATCTGTCGTGGCCATGCTGCTACACCGCGCAATTGGTAAGAAGCTGACCTGCGTATTTGTTGATAACGGCTTACTGCGTTTAAACGAAGCGAAGCAAGTGATGGAAATGTTTGGCGACCACTTCGGTCTCAATATTGTCCATGTGGATGCGGAAAACCGCTTCCTCGATGCGCTGAAAGGCGAAGCCGATCCAGAAGCGAAACGTAAAATCATCGGCCGTGTATTCGTTGAAATCTTCGACGAAGAAGCCAAGAAATGCGTTAACGCGAAATGGTTAGCCCAAGGCACTATCTATCCAGACGTGATTGAATCTGCAGGTAGCGCTACTGGTAAAGCACACGTGATCAAATCGCACCATAACGTTGGCGGTTTGCCAGATGATATGGAGCTAGGTCTGGTTGAGCCACTGCGTGAACTCTTTAAAGATGAAGTGCGTAAGATTGGTCTCGAGTTAGGTCTGCCATACAACATGCTTTACCGCCACCCGTTCCCAGGCCCAGGTTTAGGTGTACGAGTACTTGGCGAAGTGAAGAAAGAATACTGTGATTTGCTGCGCCGCGCTGATGCGATTTTCATCGAAGAGCTGCACAAGGCTGATCTTTATAACAAAGTCAGCCAAGCCTTTACCGTGTTCTTACCGGTTCGCTCTGTCGGTGTAATGGGCGATGGCCGTAAATACGATTGGGTGGTGTCACTGCGTGCCGTTGAAACCATTGATTTTATGACCGCGCACTGGGCACATTTGCCATATGATTTCCTTGGCCGCGTATCAAACCGCATCATCAATGAAATCGACGGTATTTCCCGCGTAGTTTACGATATTTCAGGTAAGCCACCTGCAACTATCGAGTGGGAATAA
- a CDS encoding pentapeptide repeat-containing protein, with translation MTTSFITTKFISAKFNRAKFNRAKFNRAKFNRAKFISAKFISAKFIRAERLRMQGFWVQFCLLHLRILFYQQCGQLYP, from the coding sequence ATTACCACTAGCTTCATCACAACCAAGTTCATCAGCGCCAAGTTCAACAGAGCCAAGTTCAACAGAGCCAAGTTCAACAGAGCCAAGTTCAACAGAGCCAAGTTCATCAGCGCCAAGTTCATCAGCGCCAAGTTCATCAGAGCTGAGCGTCTTCGCATGCAAGGTTTTTGGGTTCAGTTTTGTCTGCTCCACTTAAGGATTCTCTTTTATCAACAATGTGGGCAATTATACCCATAA
- the tadA gene encoding tRNA adenosine(34) deaminase TadA, which yields MDVEQPRVDEHWMRVAMAMAEKAEAAGEVPVGAVLVKEGQQIATGYNLSISEHDPCAHAEIQCLRAAGQTIENYRLLDTTLYVTLEPCAMCAGAMVHSRIARVVFGAKDEKTGAAGTVLNLLQHPAFNHQVEITSGVLAQDCADQLSRFFKRRREEKKALKQAQKAQQGTLS from the coding sequence GTGGATGTTGAACAACCTCGAGTCGATGAACATTGGATGCGTGTCGCAATGGCCATGGCTGAAAAGGCTGAGGCTGCGGGTGAAGTACCTGTGGGGGCGGTTTTAGTCAAAGAGGGTCAGCAAATCGCCACTGGATACAACTTGTCTATCAGTGAGCACGACCCGTGCGCCCATGCTGAAATTCAGTGTTTGCGAGCAGCGGGACAGACGATTGAAAACTATCGACTCCTCGATACCACTCTTTACGTTACCCTCGAGCCTTGTGCAATGTGCGCCGGTGCTATGGTGCATAGCCGGATTGCCCGCGTGGTATTTGGGGCAAAGGATGAGAAGACGGGCGCTGCAGGAACCGTGCTTAACCTCTTGCAGCATCCAGCCTTTAATCATCAAGTTGAGATTACATCTGGGGTGTTAGCGCAGGACTGTGCTGACCAATTGAGCCGCTTTTTTAAACGTCGCAGGGAGGAAAAGAAGGCTTTAAAACAGGCTCAAAAGGCGCAGCAGGGGACGCTATCCTAA
- the mltF gene encoding membrane-bound lytic murein transglycosylase MltF — MTRFLFAIILGFLLTACQQVTVEETEYVPHKLTELRVGTLYGPQIYMTSGQGNSGFDYDMAVLFAEYLDVPLKMVPYTNRAELYEALKKNEIDIIAAGMTETPARREQFRLGPPLYRVNQVLVYREGMPTPKDITDLKGKITVIADSSFVETLTQLQKRHPTLVWDQVTDKDSEELLAMIANKEIDYTIADSSSVQINRRYLPDLRSGLVLEEKLDVVWLLPPTHSDGLMSQLLAFWHQEKLAGTLDHLNEKYFGHVKRFDYIDTRAFLRAIETVLPRYRQLFETHAGDLDWRKLAATSYQESHWNPNARSPTGVRGMMMLTQPTAKEIGITNRLDAEESIRGGAAYLRDMINRLPESIPESQRMWFALASYNIGYAHVEDARKLAESMELNPNAWRDLKKVLPLLQKRKYYQKTRYGYARGSEAVHYVDSIRRYYDTLVWVDNQSKQQNSDEEEPSDLASEDGPAPVPGTLSPDKPK; from the coding sequence ATGACTCGATTTCTGTTCGCGATTATCTTAGGTTTCTTACTGACGGCGTGTCAGCAAGTGACCGTGGAAGAAACAGAATATGTTCCCCATAAACTCACCGAATTAAGGGTCGGCACCCTTTATGGCCCGCAAATTTATATGACCTCGGGCCAAGGTAACAGCGGCTTCGATTACGATATGGCGGTGCTCTTTGCCGAGTATCTCGATGTGCCCTTAAAAATGGTGCCCTACACCAACCGCGCCGAACTCTATGAAGCATTGAAAAAAAACGAGATTGATATCATTGCCGCGGGGATGACAGAAACCCCTGCGCGGCGCGAACAATTCCGTTTAGGCCCGCCGCTGTATCGCGTCAATCAAGTACTGGTTTACCGTGAAGGCATGCCAACACCCAAAGACATCACAGATTTAAAAGGCAAAATTACCGTAATTGCCGACTCTTCTTTTGTGGAAACCTTGACGCAATTACAGAAACGCCATCCGACGCTGGTGTGGGATCAAGTCACAGATAAAGACAGCGAAGAGCTGCTAGCGATGATCGCCAACAAGGAAATCGACTACACCATCGCCGACTCGAGCAGCGTGCAGATTAACCGCCGTTACTTACCGGATCTGCGTTCAGGGCTCGTGCTAGAAGAAAAGCTCGATGTGGTTTGGTTACTTCCCCCCACACACAGTGACGGTTTGATGAGTCAGTTATTGGCGTTTTGGCACCAAGAAAAACTCGCCGGCACACTCGATCACTTAAACGAAAAGTACTTTGGCCACGTTAAGCGTTTCGACTATATCGATACCCGCGCCTTCCTACGTGCCATCGAAACTGTGCTGCCGCGTTATCGTCAGCTTTTCGAAACCCACGCCGGAGACTTAGATTGGCGAAAATTAGCGGCGACCAGTTATCAAGAATCCCATTGGAATCCTAATGCCCGCTCGCCGACTGGGGTGCGCGGCATGATGATGCTTACACAGCCAACCGCCAAAGAAATTGGCATTACGAACCGCCTCGATGCGGAAGAGAGTATTCGCGGCGGCGCCGCTTATTTACGGGATATGATCAACCGTCTGCCCGAGTCTATCCCCGAGAGTCAACGCATGTGGTTTGCGCTGGCCTCTTACAATATCGGTTATGCCCATGTGGAAGATGCGCGTAAGCTCGCCGAGTCCATGGAGCTTAATCCCAACGCCTGGCGGGATCTTAAAAAGGTATTGCCACTGCTGCAAAAGCGTAAATATTACCAAAAGACCCGTTATGGCTATGCCCGTGGTAGCGAAGCCGTGCATTACGTCGACAGCATTCGCCGCTATTACGACACCTTAGTCTGGGTCGATAATCAATCTAAACAACAAAATAGCGATGAGGAAGAACCGAGCGACCTCGCCTCGGAAGATGGCCCAGCGCCAGTGCCCGGCACCCTCAGCCCAGATAAGCCGAAATAG
- the purL gene encoding phosphoribosylformylglycinamidine synthase: MEIIRGAPALSTFRVQKLMEACVNAALPVRQIYAEYVHLADLSELLETNEREQLEKILTYGPAIEAHTPQGSLLFVTPRPGTISPWSSKATDIAHNCGLGKVKRLERGVAYYVESDTLTVEQQQTLKGLLHDRMVEVVLDDFAKADVLFKRTEPAPFKSVNVLAEGRRALEVANVEMGLALAEDEIDYLVENFVRLNRNPNDIELMMFAQANSEHCRHKIFNADWTIDGEAQPKSLFKMIKNTFETTPDHVLSAYKDNAAVMEGSVAGRFFPDPNGVYSYHTEPMHVLMKVETHNHPTAISPYPGAATGSGGEIRDEGATGRGSKPKAGLTGFSVSNLKIPGFVQPWEGSYGKPDRIVSALDIMTEGPLGGAAFNNEFGRPALLGYFRTYEQEVSSHNGVEVRGYHKPIMLAGGLGNIREEHVQKGEITVGAKLIVLGGPAMNIGLGGGAASSMASGQSSEDLDFASVQRENPEMERRCQEVIDRCWQLGDKNPIQFIHDVGAGGLSNAFPELVNDGGRGGIFNLRNVPSDEPGMSPLEIWCNESQERYVLSVAAEDLPLFTAICERERAPFAVVGEATQEQHLTLADSHFDNNPIDLPLEVLLGKAPKMSRNVVSAKAVSPALEQSNIDVKEAVKRILSLPTVADKTFLITIGDRTVTGLVNRDQMVGPWQVPVADCAVTAASFDTYAGEAMSMGERTPLALLDFGASARMAVAESIMNIAGADIGSFKRIKLSANWMSAAGHPGEDAGLYEAVKAVGEELCPELSLTIPVGKDSMSMKTAWQQDGANKTVTAPMSLVISAFGVVQDIRNTVTPELRSDKGETSLLLVDLGAGKNRLGGSCLAQVYGELGDIAPDLDDAALLRGFFETMQKLVAKKSVIAYHDRSDGGLFTTLVEMAFAGNTGLSIDLSALQGTDVERLFNEELGGVLQVSRADAELIAAQFAQAGVPCHMIGTLANDQRVTIKDGAREVFSETRVALRTLWSETTYRMQALRDNPACALEEFKLKQDETDLGLTVNLSFDPSEDVAAPYILKGAAPKMAILREQGVNSHVEMAAAFDRAGFESLDVHMSDILSGRISLEEFQGLVACGGFSYGDVLGAGEGWAKSILFNERARDEFSRFFERDSSFALGVCNGCQMLSNLKEIIPGSEHWPRFVRNRSERFEARFSLVEVQQSPSLFFQGMAGSRMPIAVSHGEGHAEFASAQALALAEASGTIALRFVNGNGEIATQYPQNPNGSPNGLTGICTTDGRVTLMMPHPERVFRTVANSWHPDNWGEDSPWMRMFRNARVNLG; encoded by the coding sequence ATGGAGATCATCCGCGGAGCCCCAGCACTCTCGACGTTTAGAGTGCAAAAGCTAATGGAGGCCTGCGTAAACGCTGCGCTTCCGGTACGCCAAATCTATGCTGAGTATGTTCATTTAGCGGATTTGAGCGAGTTGCTTGAGACCAATGAGCGTGAGCAACTTGAAAAAATTCTCACCTATGGACCTGCTATCGAAGCCCATACCCCCCAAGGTTCACTCCTGTTTGTTACTCCCCGCCCCGGCACAATTTCCCCATGGTCTTCTAAAGCCACTGATATCGCCCACAATTGTGGTTTAGGTAAAGTGAAGCGCTTAGAGCGTGGTGTTGCCTATTATGTGGAATCAGACACTTTGACTGTCGAGCAACAGCAAACCCTCAAAGGGTTATTGCACGACCGTATGGTTGAAGTGGTTCTGGACGATTTTGCTAAGGCCGATGTGCTGTTTAAGCGCACAGAACCTGCGCCTTTCAAGAGTGTGAACGTGTTGGCTGAAGGTCGCCGCGCACTTGAAGTGGCCAACGTCGAAATGGGTCTGGCGCTCGCCGAAGATGAAATCGATTATTTAGTCGAAAACTTTGTGCGTTTGAACCGCAATCCAAACGATATTGAACTGATGATGTTTGCTCAGGCCAACTCTGAGCACTGCCGTCACAAGATTTTTAACGCAGATTGGACAATTGATGGCGAGGCGCAGCCTAAGTCTCTGTTCAAGATGATTAAAAACACCTTTGAAACCACACCAGACCACGTGTTATCTGCCTATAAAGATAACGCCGCTGTGATGGAAGGTTCGGTTGCGGGACGTTTCTTCCCCGATCCAAACGGTGTTTACAGCTATCACACTGAACCAATGCACGTACTGATGAAAGTGGAAACCCACAACCATCCTACGGCAATCAGTCCATACCCAGGTGCGGCGACGGGTTCAGGTGGTGAGATCCGCGACGAAGGTGCAACCGGTCGTGGCTCTAAACCTAAAGCGGGTTTAACTGGCTTTAGCGTATCGAATTTAAAAATCCCAGGGTTTGTACAACCATGGGAAGGTAGCTACGGTAAGCCTGATCGTATCGTCAGCGCGCTGGATATCATGACCGAAGGCCCATTGGGTGGCGCGGCGTTTAACAACGAGTTTGGTCGTCCAGCCCTGTTAGGTTACTTCCGTACCTATGAGCAAGAAGTCTCTAGCCACAACGGCGTAGAAGTCCGTGGTTATCACAAGCCCATCATGTTAGCCGGTGGTTTAGGTAACATCCGCGAAGAGCACGTACAAAAAGGCGAAATCACCGTGGGTGCTAAGCTGATCGTACTCGGTGGCCCTGCGATGAACATCGGTCTTGGCGGCGGCGCAGCCTCTTCTATGGCGTCGGGTCAATCGAGCGAAGATTTAGACTTTGCATCGGTACAGCGTGAAAACCCAGAAATGGAGCGTCGCTGTCAGGAAGTGATCGACCGCTGCTGGCAATTAGGCGATAAAAACCCAATCCAATTTATCCACGACGTTGGCGCGGGTGGTTTATCTAACGCTTTCCCTGAGTTAGTTAACGATGGCGGCCGTGGTGGTATCTTCAATCTGCGCAACGTGCCATCGGACGAGCCGGGCATGAGCCCGCTGGAGATCTGGTGTAACGAATCGCAGGAGCGTTATGTGCTTTCGGTTGCTGCCGAAGACTTGCCTTTATTTACTGCAATTTGTGAGCGTGAACGCGCACCGTTTGCGGTAGTGGGCGAGGCGACGCAAGAGCAGCATTTAACCCTAGCCGACAGCCATTTCGATAACAATCCTATCGATTTACCACTCGAGGTGTTATTAGGTAAAGCACCTAAGATGAGCCGTAATGTGGTATCCGCTAAGGCGGTTTCACCTGCACTTGAGCAAAGCAACATCGATGTGAAAGAAGCGGTCAAACGTATTCTTAGCCTGCCAACCGTGGCGGACAAAACCTTCCTTATCACCATTGGTGACCGCACGGTAACGGGCCTAGTGAACCGTGACCAAATGGTTGGCCCATGGCAAGTACCCGTGGCTGATTGCGCGGTAACGGCGGCAAGCTTTGATACCTATGCCGGTGAAGCCATGTCTATGGGTGAACGTACGCCGCTGGCACTGCTCGATTTTGGCGCCTCTGCCCGTATGGCAGTTGCCGAATCGATTATGAACATCGCGGGTGCGGATATTGGTTCGTTCAAACGTATCAAACTGTCGGCTAACTGGATGTCTGCCGCGGGTCACCCTGGCGAAGATGCGGGTCTTTATGAAGCAGTTAAGGCTGTGGGTGAAGAGCTGTGTCCAGAGCTGAGCCTGACCATTCCTGTCGGTAAAGACTCCATGTCGATGAAAACCGCATGGCAGCAAGACGGCGCGAACAAAACCGTGACGGCACCTATGTCGCTGGTCATTTCTGCCTTCGGTGTGGTGCAGGATATCCGTAACACGGTAACGCCTGAACTTCGCAGTGATAAAGGCGAAACCTCGCTGTTATTAGTTGACTTAGGCGCTGGCAAAAATCGTTTAGGCGGTTCTTGTTTGGCACAGGTTTACGGTGAGTTAGGCGATATCGCGCCAGACTTAGACGATGCAGCTCTGTTGCGTGGTTTCTTCGAAACCATGCAAAAGCTGGTGGCGAAGAAGTCAGTTATTGCATATCACGATCGCAGTGACGGTGGTTTATTCACAACGTTAGTGGAAATGGCCTTTGCGGGTAACACGGGTCTGTCTATCGACTTAAGTGCACTGCAAGGTACTGACGTTGAACGTCTATTCAATGAAGAACTTGGTGGCGTACTGCAAGTGAGCCGCGCTGATGCCGAGCTTATCGCTGCGCAATTTGCCCAAGCAGGCGTACCTTGCCACATGATTGGTACTCTGGCGAATGACCAACGCGTAACCATTAAAGATGGTGCGCGTGAAGTGTTCAGCGAGACACGTGTTGCACTGCGTACTTTATGGTCTGAAACCACTTACCGTATGCAAGCGCTGCGTGATAACCCAGCCTGTGCATTAGAAGAGTTTAAGCTCAAACAGGATGAAACAGACTTAGGTTTAACGGTTAACTTAAGCTTCGATCCAAGTGAAGATGTTGCTGCGCCGTACATCCTCAAAGGTGCTGCACCTAAGATGGCTATTTTGCGTGAGCAGGGCGTTAACTCTCATGTGGAAATGGCGGCCGCGTTTGACCGCGCAGGTTTTGAGAGCCTTGACGTGCATATGTCTGACATTCTGTCAGGCCGCATTAGCCTCGAAGAGTTCCAAGGTCTGGTGGCCTGTGGTGGCTTCTCCTACGGTGACGTATTAGGTGCGGGTGAAGGTTGGGCTAAGTCTATCCTGTTCAACGAGCGTGCTCGCGATGAGTTCTCACGCTTCTTCGAGCGCGACTCAAGCTTTGCCCTCGGTGTGTGTAACGGTTGCCAAATGCTGTCTAACTTGAAGGAAATCATCCCTGGTAGCGAGCACTGGCCACGTTTCGTGCGTAACCGCTCTGAGCGTTTCGAAGCGCGTTTCAGCTTAGTAGAAGTGCAGCAAAGTCCTTCACTGTTCTTCCAAGGTATGGCGGGTTCACGTATGCCTATCGCCGTGTCCCACGGTGAAGGACATGCAGAGTTTGCGAGTGCGCAAGCACTGGCCTTAGCTGAGGCTTCTGGCACTATCGCGCTGCGTTTTGTGAATGGTAATGGTGAAATTGCCACCCAATACCCACAAAACCCGAACGGTTCGCCAAACGGTTTAACCGGTATCTGTACTACCGATGGCCGTGTGACGCTGATGATGCCACATCCTGAGCGTGTATTTAGAACGGTTGCGAACTCTTGGCACCCAGATAACTGGGGTGAAGACAGCCCATGGATGCGTATGTTCCGTAATGCGCGAGTCAACTTAGGCTAA